The Atribacter laminatus genome contains the following window.
ATATCAAACCATTTACTCTGTCAACAGAACAAATTGAATCATTTTAAGCTCTGAAAAGTGCCTAATTTTTCTCCTACAAATGATATTAGAGGCTCTCGGTTGAGAGAAGGTCATAAAGAAATTTTTGAGGAAGTCCAGAGTTTGGATAAATTTTTTTGAGGGAGTCCAAATCATATTCGCACCTCATAAAATCAATCTTGGGAGTCTGGTTCTCCTCAATATTGAGAAGAACCCATCCGGCTCTCCAGTCTCCATCTTTAGGGCGCCCTACGCTTCCATCATTGATAAACCAAATATCCTGGACCTTGCGAGAAAAAGGGCGATGGGTATGTCCACAAACTAAAAGATCCGCCGATTCTTTTGACATCACATGGAGCAGGTTCTTATCGGATCGATCGGGAAAAAGATATTCATTGATTCGGCGTGGACTGCCATGAACAAAAAGCAATTGAAAGGATCCATAGGTTAATTGATAGCGGGGGAGAAGATTTCTTAAATATATTTTGTTCTCCGAGGTGGTCATTTTTTTTGTCCATTCAATAGAAATAGCTCCCAATGTTCTTTCTTCATCGGTTTTATACGCACACCCACAATCATCCAGGTCATTTCCAACTCCCTGGTCATAGTTTCCCATAATAACTGGGATATTGAGTGAGCTTATGATTGAGATAACCTCGTTTGGGAAAGGTGCGTATCCTACTAAATCACCTAAACATACCATTTCATCCGGTTGGTGATTTTCAATATCTTGCAATACGGCTTTCAGCGCCGGAAGATTCGAATGGATATCAGAGAAAACCGCAATTTTCATAATATCCTCCCTTGTCATTAAAAAAAGTAAAAAAACTATAGAGAAATTCTAACATCTATATCTGTCCCAGTTAATAAAGAAGTTACAGTTATAAATTTGCTCATTTTTATAAAATCTCATTAATGTATTGTTCCAGTCCGCTTTCCGAAAGAGATTGAGCAATTTGACGAGTGATTTTCCCCTGACGATTGATAAAAACATTATGAGGGACACTCCACACGCTATAAAGATCTGATACCGTTTCATCTTCATCATCCTGAAGAACCAGGTATTGAACCCCCTGAGATTGGACGAATTCAGCGATACCGGCCCGAATACCAATCCCGATAACCATTAGCTCTTCACTGTCAGCGTATTTTTGATGAACTGAATTCAAGTGAGGAACTTCACTTTTACAGGCAGGACAATTGGACATAAAAAAGCAAAGAACAATGGGCTTTCCTAAGTGATCACTCAAAGTAAAAGATTGACCGCTTAAATCCAACAGAGTAAAATCCTTTTCCATTCCCGGAGTTGGAGTCGGAGGATTGGGAATACAACCGGTAACCATAAATATCATAATTATACTACTCAGCAGAATAATAAAGAGTTGTCTTTTCATGTTTCATCCTCCTATCGTTCACAACTGGGACAATCGTCCCCAGAACTACCTGATGGTTTTGCTTGAATAATTTCTTTTTCAGCCCATAATCCTTTTTTTTCTTGTTGCACTTGCTCTTGTAGATAAAGAAGGTGGTTGACTACGTTTCTGCCTGCGGTTTCGGTGTCAACTACGGCTAATCCTTCTCGGATAAGATCTTCATTGATAATAAGAAGCTCATCTTCATTATCACCACAGGAACAATATGAATAAAGATACCCAACCCAAATAGCTTCATCTTTGGTGTGTCCTAAAGCAAATCCGAATGACAGCCCAGGTCGCTTTATTAATTCACGAAGATAATCCTTGAGTTGTCGGGCCGTTAAGGCTTGGGATAAAGGTGGTTTAATTCCTGCCAACTTGATGCGGACCTGAGAATTACCTTTTGAACAACAGGCTTCAGCAACGACTATATTGGGTCGAGGTGCTCGAATAATAGTCACCGGGATGAGTCCGTCCTGAGCAAAACTCAACTCACCAAAAGTCACAATAATGAATAAAAAAAATATAAACATAATTTTCCACTTCAATTGATATAACCTCCTTTTCTCTTAGGACAGAGCACTTTGCCAAAGTAAAATACTTAAAACAATAAACAAACATCCCATGGCTAACTTGGAAAAGAGAATGTTTTTCCGACCAAAATTGACCAAGGCTTTCGATTGACTGCCGTAGTAGACCCCAAAAAAAACCACCAGCAGAGGAATAATAAAAAAGGTATTATAGAGGAGCAAAAAGAAAAAAGCTCGAAGTGAAGTGCTTTCTCTGGCTATATACATAATAGTGGGTAGGTAAATTTGGCCGGTACAACCCGCCTCCAATAATGAGATGACAAAACCGCTGAAAATAGCAGCCACGATTAGTTTCTTTTCCGAGAAGCTTTTTTTTAAATATTTATTGATTTTAATTCGAAACGATTTGGGAAGTCCCATTGAAAATTCAGTTTCTTTTTTATCTTTTCGATATTGGATAGCATCTTTGATACTCAGAATGGCAAAGATGATAAGGACTGAAGCCATCACTCCATAAATCACTCGGGATATGATCTGATAAGCTGAAAGAGTTTGCCAAACGTGAAAAATCCCTAGTCCCATTAAGAAATAAGTAAAAAAAACTGAAAGACTGTACGCTATTCCAATCTCAAAAATTCGCCGACGAGTATGCCCGATAGCCATTAATAAATTCACCATAAAAATGATGGTGGCAAAAGCACAGGGGTTGAGGCCATCTAAAACTCCCGCTCCTGCCACCACCCATGGGGTGAACCCTTTAAAACGATTGAAAATAAGATCTTCGATCTTCCCAGTGAATTCAGTTTGTATTCCTTTTCTTTCTTCAGCAGAAAGAACCAGGGTTTTCTGTATTAATTCTTCGACTTGTTCGTTGATGGTTTTTTCATCTTCAGAAGCGATATACCCAGCATCGGAAAAAATCTCGACTGAGGTTTTATGCTCCACCTCCCAGGTTTCTTCCAAAAGTACCATTTTTTCATAATGCGCTGCAATAACATAATCTAAATATACAACTTTGATTTGATCTTGATACTTTTCAAAGACAGGAGGAGTCACATCATTTTTTAAATGACGGCAGATCGGACAGCGTGAAGAAAAGAAGAAATAAATAACTGGTTTTTCGGGTATATCAATGTTTTGAATAAAGTTTTCGGATATTTCATCACGGATAATCCACTCGGTTTTTTCTTGAAATACTGTAAACTGATCTCTGATAAATTGAGCATTCTTTTCAGTTATAACCATGAGGATCTGATCCGGATTTTCTTTCTCAATATTTTCCCGAACCAAATTAACAAAAGATAAATCAGGTGAATCGTTCGTCCAATTCAATATTCCTAAAACATGTTCATTTTCTACATAAAAAAATGAAGGTAAAACTCTTAAATCTCCTTCTTCTATGTTCCAATCGGAAACAACTACCAGAAAACCATCAATTTTCATTGAGGATAAGGTTTTCAAGTCTTCAAGGTAAGGAAGGATCACAACATTATCCGGTTTATCAAGAGCTGTTTTCCAGTTATCACTCGTTATAGAGTGCATACCCAGATCAATGAACAATTTAGGCTTTACTTGATCAAACTCATCTAATGGAATTCCCCGTCCAAAGACGGTGGTTTCAAAAGCATAGGCTATGTTCAACCCAAGTAAAAAAACCAATAAAAAACCTAAAAGAAAAATGAAGCCCTTCTTCATACTTCAACACCTCCATTAAAAAATGGTAATACTATCACCGTCTTCGTCTCATGGGAAACTCATTTCTTTTTCATGGAGAACTCTCAGTTGTTGAAGAGAATATCAACCGAGCATTCAGGTGGTTATAGTTCATAGCTATAGTACTCAAATCATTCAGTTTATGCACAGGGAAGTACCAACACTGGAATTTTTGACCGTTGGGTTACCGATTGAGCTGTGCTTCCAATAATCAGTTCACCGATGGTCCCCTTCTCTCTTTTGGGGATGACTATAAGTGAAGCCTTTTCTTCCTCGGCAAAATGAACGATTTCAGGAGATGGATTACCGATGGTTACAACCGTTTTAGTAGATATGCCAAGATTTTCAAACCGTTTTCTTTCCTCTTTGAGCTTTGTTTCATCATGAATCCGGAATGCTTCCATGCTCATGCCAGCGGTTCGAAAATCGACTACATGAGCCAGGACCACCTCCTTCACCCCCAAACATCGAAATTCTTCCACACAGTGAATGAACTGCTTAGAAGGAGCTGAAAAATCGGTGGAAACTAAAACTTTCTCGAACATAGTTATCACCTTCTTTATTGTTCATTTGAAGGCACAAAGGCTGGTTTAACAGCTTCTATAGCTTTCGGAAACCAGTGCTGGGTTCGGTTGGCAATATAGACCAAGCTGAGCATAATCGGCACTTCTACTAGAACTCCGACTACGGTTGCGAGAGCAGCACCAGAGCTCAACCCAAAGAGAGAAATAGCAACTGCAACAGCCAGTTCAAAAAAGTTACTGGCACCAATAAGACCCGCTGGGGCAGCTACTGCATATTCCAATTTCCATTTTTTAGCCCATAGATATCCAATAAAGAAAACAACGTAAGTCTGAATAGTCAGAGGAATGGCAATTAACAGGATGTGAAGGGGCTGTTTGAGAATAACATCACCCTGGTAAGAAAAAAGAAGAATTAAAGTGAGTAAAAGCCCGATGATAGTCCACGGTTTCAAACTGGGAAGAAAATTGGCTTCAAACCATTCCAATCCCTTTTTCTCAACGAGTTTTTTACGGGTGTAATAGCCTAAGGTGAGCGGTATCACCACAAACAACACCACCGAAAGGAGTACCGTATCATAAGGGATTTGTATTTGGGCTACACCAAGCTGAAAAATAACTATGGGAGCATAAAGAAACAGAATGATGATATCATTAATAGCCACCTGTACCAGAGTATAAGCCGGATCGCCTTTAGTTAGATAGCTCCAGACGAAGACCATAGCGGTACAAGGAGCTGCCCCAAGAAGGATAGCTCCGGCGACATATTGACTTCCCAGGACAGGACCAATGTAGGGAGCAAAGATATATTTTAAGAAAAGCCAAGAAAACATGAGCATTGTAAAAGGTTTGATGGCCCAGTTAACAATAAGGGTTATAACCAGCCCTTTGGGTTTTTTTATTGATCTCTTGATACTGGCGAAATCGACCTGCAACATTATTGGATAAATCATCAGCCAAATGAGTATGGCAACTGGGATCGATACCCGACTGACTTCTAGTTTGGACATTGCCTTAGGAAAAACGGGTATCCACTGCCCTATCATAACCCCTAATAGAATACAGAGAGCAACCCACAGAGTAAGATATTTTTCAAAAATACCTAAAGAACGGTCCTTTTCTTTCATTAATGATTCTCTCCCTTTTCAACCTGTGATTACCCAAACGATAAGTTTAATGAATTACTTTTAATCGATTGCTTTGCTCAATTTTTTTAATTGTTCATAGCTCATTCCATTCTTTTTGTGCTCAATGTATTTTTTTTGGTCTTTTTTGAAGGGATTTATTTGGTTCGACTGTCCATTGAAAATATTATTGAGAAATGGGTATTTTCTGATAGTTTCCCTATCAACCCGATAATTAACCCATTGTGATTTTTTCTCTCGTTGGATAAGACTGACGCTAAATAGCTTATTAAGATGTCTTGATACATTTGATTGGCCCATTCCTAAGATGGTTTCAATTTCACAAACACATAACTCTTCTTGGTTTAAAAGGTGCAATATTCGAAGACGATTTTCATCGGCAATCGCTTTTAAAATCTGAACTAACTTCACTTTTTTCCTCCAATTTTTATATGATTATATTTAAATATAATCATATAAAAAAACTTAGCTTTTCTCTTCCATTTCAACTTTAATCATATAATTTTTTCTTGATGGTTACTCAATTAACTGAGATCAAAAATATCTGTGTCCTTTAGAATCTGCACCTTGCCCACAAGAATCATTTTCTCGCCTGTCAAATTTTCCCCATAACGATCTATGAGTTGACTGGTAGCAATATTTTGCATTTTTGGGTCACAGACTACCTCAATCAGTATTTTACCCTTCTCATTGGGAAAACCTGGAGTGATTCGAAAGGAGGCAGTAAAAGAACCATTCTGGACTTCAATGGTTTTGTGGAGGTTGAAGGTTGTTTCAGGATTGGTTTTGAGTGTTACAACGGGACGAGTTCCGGAAGGTAAATCGGTAATTCCATTTATTCGGTACCGGTCATCTTTAATAGTAAATTGCGTGATGTTCAGAACTGAATAATCGACCATTGTAATTTTTGACGAATTGGAACTTTTTTTGATTCCAGAAGGGGAGTTCGTATCCGGAGATGATGGGTTTGATGGAATGGTCGGTTGGCTGATATCGGGAATGGAATTATCGACTGGCGGAGTTTGGCCGCAACTACAGGCTTTGTCTTCTGCGTTACTCCAGGCGCTGAATATAAAAATACCGACAAAAAGAATAAGAACAATCAAGATCGTTTTTTTCACTCTTTATCTCTCCTTAATATATTAGGGTGCAGTATAAATAAGATATAAACCACCAAAAAGAACTAAAACTCCACAGACTTTCTTTACGATATTCGCTGCCATTGAGGTTTCATTCCAGCGCAGATATTTTTGAACACTTTGAGTAAAGGTTCCGGCTAAAACAATCACCGAACAATGCCCTATTCCATACGTAATGAGAAGCCCAGCGGCCAGCAAGGGAGTGGTTTCTCCCACCCGGAATGTTGCTCCCAAAACCGGTGCCATATAAGCAAAGGTACAGGGTCCCAAGGCTATCCCAAAGAAAAAACCGAGGAGAAAGGCTGCCATTGTTCCCGTTCCCCTGGTTTTTTTAACTTGAGCTGGTCCTCCAAAATTGAGGGGGATGACATCGAGCAGGGAAAGGCCAACAATGAAAAAGATGACGGCAACAATATAATTTCCATATCCCCCAATATCTCCTGCCATTCGCCCCAAGCTGGCTGTGATAATACCGATGATAGCAATAGTGGAAAGAATGCCGAGGGAGAACCAGGTGCTAATCCAAAACGCCCGATTCAGGGTTAATTTCCCCTGCTGAGTGATAAAGCCGACAATAAGGGGAATACTAGCGAGATGGCAGGGACTTAAAAGAATGCTTAATATTCCCCAAGTCAATGCTGCAATCAGGGCAATCGTTGCACTCCCTTCAATGGCGCTGGTCAGGGTAGTAAACAGTTCACCCATGGGTTATCTGACCCCCAGCTCGGTAAGCTTATTAAGAATCTCTTCTTTCGAGAAAAATCCGGTATGGCGAAAAACTTCTTTGCCTTCTCGGTCGAAAAAAACCTGGGTTGGAATTCCCGAGATTTGGTAGCGAGCGGAAAGAACTTGATAAATCCGGACATCGGTGAATAGGATGGTGCATTTTCCCTTCAGGCTGGTTTGAAGCTCTTCAAGAATTGGTGCCATCATATCACAGGGAACACAGCCACTGGCACCAAAATCAATTATGACTGGAAGTCCACTCCGGCGCGCTTGATCCACCGGATTATCAAAGGCAGTTTCTGATTGTCCCTTTACCCAGATAGTATTGACTTCAATTTCTAGTTTTTGGCTTAAATTTCCAACATAGGTATTAATAAACTCTTGTTTCTTCTGGCCAACGAGATACTGAACAACAAACTCGCGGACATCACTAAATGGAGTATCTCCAAACATGTCATAATTGAGATCATAAAAAGCTTGGGCTTCTTGGTCAGAAACAGTTAGGTCTGGAGGTACCAAACTTTCCAGATAGAGTCGAAAGAGTTCATCCTCGTTGGGGTTATTCGATCGGATATTCTGGTTTGACATCCATTTTTTTGCTTCCTGAAGAAGAATAGGATAAAGAGCAGCTTGCTCCAGAACGTAGAAGGCGTTTCTTTTTAACTGTTCCTTGAGTTCAGGTTCTGATTGAGCAATTTTTTCATCAACTTGTTTTTGATTGATGGTGATGTCTCCAGCTTTCAAAAGAATATCCTCAGGGAGGGTTGTTAATCGTGCATATCGGAGGGGACCTGAGCTCAGACCCAGGTAGACCTCTTCGATAGTAGGACCTTTTTCTTCAGAGAAAACCGTCAATGAAAAAATAAAACAGCAGGCTATAACCAATATAAGAATTCCTGGAATCTTGTTCATTTAATCCTCCTTATTTAAACTCATCTTTAATTCTTCAAATTTTTTAAGGATTTGGTCTTTGGGGATAAAGCCGATGTGCCGAAACACTTCTTTTCCTTGAGCATCAAAAATAATTTGAGTTGGGATTGACGATATCGCATACTGCTGAGATTGTTTTGGATCTTTCCAGACATCAATAAAATCAACCTGAAGCTGCCCGGAATATTCACGGCGGAGTTCTTCGAGAATCGGCTGCATCATTTTACAAGGAACGCATTGATCGGCTCCCAATTCCAAGAAACGCGGTAGATTTGTCTCATTCGCTCCTGAAGCCTGGATTAATTCTTCGGCTAGTTCAGTTTCAATGGTTTGCATGGTTTGAGTTTTTTGACCTATGGCACGATTTTCCTTCAGATAAAAGGTTACGATCACCGCTAAAATAAGAAGAGCGACAATAGTCATCTTCCCAAAAAGTGATTTCATAGTTTCCCCTCCTCAGTTTTAAACTCAATGGTTGCTGAAGCAGGAAGAGCCAGATGAGTGACAACTTGCATGACTTTGTAAATACCGGATGGAACAATACAACCACTGCAGCATCCTTTTAGGGTTTTTTGTACTGCTTGATGGATCATGCCCTTAAATCCTTGTCCAATTTCGGTATAGGCATCAACTTCAGGGATAAATTCATTCAACATCTGAATCGTTTCACAGGGACTTATGATTTTCAGTTGAACCATTTGCTCATCGCTTGATTGAGCTTCTACCATCGTAATAAACCCACATATTCCAGCGTTGATTTTTGCCTGAATTTTTTGCATATTCATCCCCGGTACTGTCTTAAAATTGAAAGTGGGGGAAAATGAATTGCTTCGCTAGAGCACTGAGGATAACAGCCGGTACACCCCACAATACATTCATAGGGATGAGCTACGATGGGTCGACTTTCGGCTTGATTCCATTCGTAAACTCCATGAGAACAGAATTTATAACAGGTTTGGCATCCGGTACACTGCTCAAAATCTACTGAGGGATACCAGGGAATTTCTTCTCGTTTTGCTTTGAACTGCATAACAATCTCCCTCACCCTATTGTAATTGAAACCATTCTTTAAACTGAGCTTCAGTGGGAGTTTTTCCCTCGCTCTTTTTTACTCCGTCGATGAATACCGCTGGGGGCATAAGAACCTTGGCTTCCAAAAGTTTTTCGAGGTCGTCAATGTATTCAATTTCAGCTTCAAGGTTGTTTTTCTCGATAAAGGATTTGAGATTTTGATAGAGAAGGTTGCATTTTTTGCAACCAGCGCCTAAGACTTGAACTTTCATTGTATTCACTCCTTTTTAAAAGATGAGTTCATAGACTGAACCGGCGAGAGCAGAAAACAGAATGACTAAGATGATATAGGTCATTCCTCGTTTTAAACCCATGATCCGGTTGATGAGGATCATACTGGGGAGGCTTAAAGCCGGACCGGCAAGGAGAAAAGCGATAGCCGAACCGGAACTCATTCCCATTTCGATGAGACTCCTGGTAATCGGGACTTCGGTGAGAGTGCTGAAATAGAGAATAGCACTAATAACAGAAGAGAGGATATTCGATATAAAG
Protein-coding sequences here:
- a CDS encoding metallophosphoesterase family protein → MKIAVFSDIHSNLPALKAVLQDIENHQPDEMVCLGDLVGYAPFPNEVISIISSLNIPVIMGNYDQGVGNDLDDCGCAYKTDEERTLGAISIEWTKKMTTSENKIYLRNLLPRYQLTYGSFQLLFVHGSPRRINEYLFPDRSDKNLLHVMSKESADLLVCGHTHRPFSRKVQDIWFINDGSVGRPKDGDWRAGWVLLNIEENQTPKIDFMRCEYDLDSLKKIYPNSGLPQKFLYDLLSTESL
- a CDS encoding peroxiredoxin family protein; translated protein: MKRQLFIILLSSIIMIFMVTGCIPNPPTPTPGMEKDFTLLDLSGQSFTLSDHLGKPIVLCFFMSNCPACKSEVPHLNSVHQKYADSEELMVIGIGIRAGIAEFVQSQGVQYLVLQDDEDETVSDLYSVWSVPHNVFINRQGKITRQIAQSLSESGLEQYINEIL
- a CDS encoding thermonuclease family protein; the protein is MKWKIMFIFFLFIIVTFGELSFAQDGLIPVTIIRAPRPNIVVAEACCSKGNSQVRIKLAGIKPPLSQALTARQLKDYLRELIKRPGLSFGFALGHTKDEAIWVGYLYSYCSCGDNEDELLIINEDLIREGLAVVDTETAGRNVVNHLLYLQEQVQQEKKGLWAEKEIIQAKPSGSSGDDCPSCER
- a CDS encoding thioredoxin domain-containing protein; translated protein: MKKGFIFLLGFLLVFLLGLNIAYAFETTVFGRGIPLDEFDQVKPKLFIDLGMHSITSDNWKTALDKPDNVVILPYLEDLKTLSSMKIDGFLVVVSDWNIEEGDLRVLPSFFYVENEHVLGILNWTNDSPDLSFVNLVRENIEKENPDQILMVITEKNAQFIRDQFTVFQEKTEWIIRDEISENFIQNIDIPEKPVIYFFFSSRCPICRHLKNDVTPPVFEKYQDQIKVVYLDYVIAAHYEKMVLLEETWEVEHKTSVEIFSDAGYIASEDEKTINEQVEELIQKTLVLSAEERKGIQTEFTGKIEDLIFNRFKGFTPWVVAGAGVLDGLNPCAFATIIFMVNLLMAIGHTRRRIFEIGIAYSLSVFFTYFLMGLGIFHVWQTLSAYQIISRVIYGVMASVLIIFAILSIKDAIQYRKDKKETEFSMGLPKSFRIKINKYLKKSFSEKKLIVAAIFSGFVISLLEAGCTGQIYLPTIMYIARESTSLRAFFFLLLYNTFFIIPLLVVFFGVYYGSQSKALVNFGRKNILFSKLAMGCLFIVLSILLWQSALS
- a CDS encoding universal stress protein; amino-acid sequence: MFEKVLVSTDFSAPSKQFIHCVEEFRCLGVKEVVLAHVVDFRTAGMSMEAFRIHDETKLKEERKRFENLGISTKTVVTIGNPSPEIVHFAEEEKASLIVIPKREKGTIGELIIGSTAQSVTQRSKIPVLVLPCA
- the arsB gene encoding ACR3 family arsenite efflux transporter; this encodes MKEKDRSLGIFEKYLTLWVALCILLGVMIGQWIPVFPKAMSKLEVSRVSIPVAILIWLMIYPIMLQVDFASIKRSIKKPKGLVITLIVNWAIKPFTMLMFSWLFLKYIFAPYIGPVLGSQYVAGAILLGAAPCTAMVFVWSYLTKGDPAYTLVQVAINDIIILFLYAPIVIFQLGVAQIQIPYDTVLLSVVLFVVIPLTLGYYTRKKLVEKKGLEWFEANFLPSLKPWTIIGLLLTLILLFSYQGDVILKQPLHILLIAIPLTIQTYVVFFIGYLWAKKWKLEYAVAAPAGLIGASNFFELAVAVAISLFGLSSGAALATVVGVLVEVPIMLSLVYIANRTQHWFPKAIEAVKPAFVPSNEQ
- a CDS encoding ArsR/SmtB family transcription factor; its protein translation is MKLVQILKAIADENRLRILHLLNQEELCVCEIETILGMGQSNVSRHLNKLFSVSLIQREKKSQWVNYRVDRETIRKYPFLNNIFNGQSNQINPFKKDQKKYIEHKKNGMSYEQLKKLSKAID
- a CDS encoding cytochrome c biogenesis CcdA family protein; this translates as MGELFTTLTSAIEGSATIALIAALTWGILSILLSPCHLASIPLIVGFITQQGKLTLNRAFWISTWFSLGILSTIAIIGIITASLGRMAGDIGGYGNYIVAVIFFIVGLSLLDVIPLNFGGPAQVKKTRGTGTMAAFLLGFFFGIALGPCTFAYMAPVLGATFRVGETTPLLAAGLLITYGIGHCSVIVLAGTFTQSVQKYLRWNETSMAANIVKKVCGVLVLFGGLYLIYTAP
- a CDS encoding thioredoxin family protein, whose translation is MNKIPGILILVIACCFIFSLTVFSEEKGPTIEEVYLGLSSGPLRYARLTTLPEDILLKAGDITINQKQVDEKIAQSEPELKEQLKRNAFYVLEQAALYPILLQEAKKWMSNQNIRSNNPNEDELFRLYLESLVPPDLTVSDQEAQAFYDLNYDMFGDTPFSDVREFVVQYLVGQKKQEFINTYVGNLSQKLEIEVNTIWVKGQSETAFDNPVDQARRSGLPVIIDFGASGCVPCDMMAPILEELQTSLKGKCTILFTDVRIYQVLSARYQISGIPTQVFFDREGKEVFRHTGFFSKEEILNKLTELGVR
- a CDS encoding thioredoxin family protein, giving the protein MKSLFGKMTIVALLILAVIVTFYLKENRAIGQKTQTMQTIETELAEELIQASGANETNLPRFLELGADQCVPCKMMQPILEELRREYSGQLQVDFIDVWKDPKQSQQYAISSIPTQIIFDAQGKEVFRHIGFIPKDQILKKFEELKMSLNKED
- a CDS encoding DUF6951 family protein, with protein sequence MQKIQAKINAGICGFITMVEAQSSDEQMVQLKIISPCETIQMLNEFIPEVDAYTEIGQGFKGMIHQAVQKTLKGCCSGCIVPSGIYKVMQVVTHLALPASATIEFKTEEGKL
- a CDS encoding 4Fe-4S dicluster domain-containing protein, encoding MQFKAKREEIPWYPSVDFEQCTGCQTCYKFCSHGVYEWNQAESRPIVAHPYECIVGCTGCYPQCSSEAIHFPPLSILRQYRG
- a CDS encoding thioredoxin family protein — encoded protein: MKVQVLGAGCKKCNLLYQNLKSFIEKNNLEAEIEYIDDLEKLLEAKVLMPPAVFIDGVKKSEGKTPTEAQFKEWFQLQ